The sequence TTAGAATTCGTTAAATGAATATTATAAAATCAAAATAATATGAAAAACATGAAGCTTTTTATAGTTTTACTTTTAGCTGTATTAATAAACAATACTGTTTTCGGTCAAAGCGGTACAGAAGAATATCAAAAGGAAATAAATAAAAAAGCCGAATTACTAAAGCAAAAACTTGAAGCTAAAGAATATATCTCCGATTTCGAAAAACAAACGGTGATCAGTTTTAAAACAGATACTTTTAAAGTAGAACAAATGCTTTCCTTGCGTATGGATAATGACTATACAACAACAGGAATGGTTAATACTATGTATGAAGCTGAGAAAGAATATGATAAACTGTTAAATAAATATTATAAAATTTTACTGAAGAAGTTGAACGA comes from Bacteroidales bacterium and encodes:
- a CDS encoding DUF1311 domain-containing protein — protein: MKNMKLFIVLLLAVLINNTVFGQSGTEEYQKEINKKAELLKQKLEAKEYISDFEKQTVISFKTDTFKVEQMLSLRMDNDYTTTGMVNTMYEAEKEYDKLLNKYYKILLKKLNESDQEALKQSQRNWIKFRDSERNLNGIISKPEYSGGGTIQNIFVASEYFEITKNRVIELYHYISRFFEY